A single genomic interval of Coturnix japonica isolate 7356 chromosome 14, Coturnix japonica 2.1, whole genome shotgun sequence harbors:
- the LLGL1 gene encoding lethal(2) giant larvae protein homolog 1: protein MMKFRFRRQGAEPNRERIRHDLFAFSKTVEHGFPSQPSALAYDPRLRVMAIGTKAGAVKLYGAPGVELTGLHKETATVTQLHFLAGQGWLLSLLDDNSLHLWEIYQKEGCSHLEETRSFSQGVQAARSCVSPPVSITRVTVILPTSLGAVACLGTEGGAVYFLALPALVLLEDKTLFQNEILQSVPNDYRCGKALGPVESIQEHPQDAGRLLIGYSRGLVALWDQSTRTVQHLFLGNQQLESLAWEHSGKNIVSSHSDGGYMVWAVGGSGQRTQQPVMATIPYGPFPCKAISKILWRSCESGNPFIIFSGGMPRASYGDRHCVSVLQGQSLATLDFTSRVIDFFTVQDPEVPEGGFENPRALVVLVEEELVVIDLQTPGWPTIPAPYLAPLHSSAITCSYHISNVPLKLWERIVSAGEQQSPRLSSAAWPINGGKNLAQEPTQRGLLLTGHEDGTVRFWDASGVSLKPLYKLGTANIFQTDCEHNDSLNQAGEEEWPPFRKVGCFDPYSDDPRLGIQKIALCKYTAKMVVAGTAGQVLVMELSDDKSEHAVSVATVDLLQDHEGFTWKGHNRLAPRNGPIAFTPGFQPSVLVQCVPPAAVTAVTLHSKWNLVAFGTSHGFGLFDYHRRNPVLARCTLHPNDSLAMEGPLSRVKSLKKSLRQSFCRIRKSRVSGKKRLNAGSPSSKVQEANAQLAEQAGPPEVEMTPVQRRIEPRSADDLLSGVVRCLYFADTFLRDAAHHGPTMWAGTNSGSVFAYALEVPSQEKFSERAVEAVLGKEIQLMHRAPVVAIAVLDGRGNPLPEPYEVSRDLAKAPDMQGSHSMLISSEEQFKVFTLPKVSAKTKFKLTAHEGCRVRKVALVSLASAGAEERVENCLACLTNLGDIHIFTVPALQPQVHYSCIRKEDISGIASCVFTKHGQGFYLISPSEFERFSLSARNVTEPLCCLEVSRLQDTSCLSNSTATPKVQQANGTHVPHNPEANHSPADSDRSPEEHQATFSPGSIDSPSSSMENPLDTTGDITVEEVKDFLASSEEVERNMRNASEDEVRPAGILIK, encoded by the exons ATGATGAAGTTTCGGTTCCGGCGGCAGGGCGCAGAGCCGAACCGAGAGCGGATCCGCCACGACCTGTTCGCCTTCAGCAAG ACAGTGGAGCATGGCTTCCCCAGCCAGCCCAGCGCCCTGGCCTACGACCCCCGGCTGCGTGTGATGGCCATCGGCACCAAGGCAGGAGCTGTTAAGCT GTATGGCGCGCCTGGCGTGGAGCTGACGGGTTTGCACAAGGAGACGGCCACTGTCACCCAGCTGCACTTCTTGGCcgggcagggctggctgctgtccctgctggatGACAACTCGCTGCACCTCTGGGAGATCTACCAGAAGGAGGGCTGCTCCCACCTGGAGGAGACACGCAGCTTCAGCCAGGGCGTGCAGGCAGCCCGAAGCTGCGTGTCTCCTCCAG TGTC CATCACACGGGTGACAGTGATCCTTCCCACATCCCTGGGTGCCGTGGCCTGCCTGGGCACTGAGGGTGGAGCAGTGTATTTCCTTGCACTACCTGcccttgtgctgctggaggacaaAACCCTCTTCCAGAATGAGATCCTACAAAGCGTGCCCAATGATTACCGCTGTGGGAAGGCATTGGGGCCAGTGGAGTCCATCCAGGAGCACCCCCAGGATGCTGGGAGGCTTCTGATCGGGTACAGCCGGGGGCTGGTGGCCCTGTGGGACCAGAGCACACGCACTGTGCAGCATCTCTTCCTTGGGAACCAGCAGCTGGAGAGCCTGGCCTGGGAGCACAGTGGGAAGAACATTGTCAGCTCACACAGTGACGGCGGCTACATGGTGTGGGCAGTGGGCGGCAGCGGGCAGCGCACCCAGCAGCCCGTCATGGCCACCATCCCCTACG GTCCATTCCCATGCAAAGCCATCAGCAAAATCCTGTGGCGGTCATGTGAGTCAGGCAACcccttcatcatcttcagtGGTGGCATGCCGCGGGCCAGTTATGGTGACCGGCACTGCGTCAGTGTGCTGCAGGGCCAGAGCCTGGCCACACTGGATTTCACCTCCCGCGTCATTGACTTCTTCACAGTGCAGGACCCCGAGGTGCCAGAGGGAGGCTTTGAGAACCCCCGTGccctggtggtgctggtggaggaggagctggtggTGATCGACCTGCAGACACCGGGCTGGCCCACCATCCCCGCCCCATACCTGGCCCCGCTCCACTCTTCCGCCATCACCTGCTCCTATCACATCTCCAATGTGCCCCTCAAGCTCTGGGAGAGGATTGtcagtgctggggagcagcagagcccacGCCTCTCCTCTGCAGCCTGGCCCATCAATGGAGGGAAGAACCTGGCCCAGGAGCCCACGCAGAGAGGTCTGCTTCTCACTGG GCACGAGGACGGCACGGTGCGGTTCTGGGATGCCTCAGGGGTGTCCCTGAAGCCGCTGTACAAGCTGGGCACCGCCAACATCTTCCAGACCGACTGTGAGCACAACGATAGCCTCAACCAGGCAGGCGAGGAGGAGTGGCCGCCGTTCCGCAAG GTGGGCTGCTTTGATCCCTACAGCGATGATCCACGTCTGGGCATCCAGAAGATCGCTCTGTGCAAATACACAGCCAAGATGGTGGTGGCTGGCACAGCTGGGCAG GTGCTGGTGATGGAGCTGAGTGATGACAAATCTGAGCATGCTGTCAGCGTGGCCACGGTGGATCTGCTGCAGGACCACGAGGGCTTCACCTGGAAGGGCCACAACCGCCTGGCACCCCGGAACGGCCCCATCGCTTTCACCCCCGGCTTCCAGCCCAGCGTCCTGGTGCAGTGTGTGCCCCCCGCTGCCGTCACCGCCGTCACCCTGCACTCCAAGTGGAACCTGGTGGCTTTTGGCACCAGCCACGGCTTCGGGCTCTTTGATTATCACCGGCGCAACCCAGTGTTGGCCAGGTGTACGCTGCACCCCAATGACTCGCTGGCCATGGAGGGGCCCCTGTCCCGTGTCAAGTCCCTCAAGAAGTCCCTGCGGCAATCCTTCTGCCGCATCCGCAAGAGCAGGGTGTCGGGTAAGAAGAGGCTGAATGCCGGCAGCCCCTCCAGCAAGGTGCAGGAGGCCAACGCGCAGCTGGCTGAGCAGGCGGGTCCCCCTGAGGTGGAGATGACACCGGTGCAGCGGCGCATTGAGCCCCGCTCGGCTGATGATTTGCTCTCCGGGGTGGTGCGCTGCCTTTACTTTGCCGACACCTTCCTCCGAGATG CTGCCCACCACGGCCCCACAATGTGGGCAGGGACCAACTCGGGCTCGGTGTTCGCCTACGCCCTGGAGGTGCCGTCACAGGAGAAGTTCTCAGAGCGGGCGGTGGAGGcggtgctggggaaggagatCCAGCTGATGCACCGTGCGCCCGTGGTGGCCATCGCAGTGCTGGACGGGAGGGGGAACCCACTGCCAGAGCCCTACGAGGTGTCACGGGACCTGGCCAAGGCTCCCGACATGCAGGGCAGCCACTCCATGCTCATCTCCTCGGAGGAGCAGTTCAAG GTCTTCACGCTGCCCAAAGTCAGCGCCAAGACCAAGTTCAAGCTGACTGCACATGAGGGCTGCCGGGTGCGGAAGGTGGCCTTGGTCAGCCTGGCCAGTGCTGGCGCCGAGGAGCGCGTGGAGAACTGCCTGGCCTGCCTCACCAACCTGGGCGACATCCACATCTTCActgtgcctgccctgcagccGCAGGTGCACTACAGCTGCATCCGCAAAGAGGACATCAGCGGCATCGCCTCCTGCGTCTTCACCAAGCACGGGCAGGGTTTCTACTTGATTTCGCCATCCGAATTTGAGCGCTTCTCCTTGAGCGCCAGGAATGTGACGGAGCCGCTGTGCTGCCTGGAGGTGTCCCGGCTGCAGGACACCTCATGTCTCAG CAACTCAACAGCAACGCCGAAGGTGCAGCAAGCCAATGGCACACATGTTCCTCACAACCCCGAGGCCAACCATTCCCCTGCTGACAGTGACC GGTCCCCCGAGGAGCACCAGGCCACCTTCTCGCCCGGCTCCATCGactctcccagcagcagcatggagaaCCCGCTGGACACCACTGGGGACATCACGGTGGAGGAAGTGAAGGATTTCTTGGC ATCCTCAGAGGAGGTGGAAAGGAACATGAGGAACGCCAGTGAGGACGAGGTGCGACCTGCAGGCATCCTCATCAAGTGA
- the ALKBH5 gene encoding RNA demethylase ALKBH5 isoform X2 — MAGSGYTDLREKLKSMMPYRDGSKGPREPPEPPYERKRRYHEDSGSEPSDYEEQKEEEEARKVKSGIRQLRLFSAEECAKIEARIDDVVSRAEKGLYKEHTVDRAPLRNKYFFGEGYTYGSQLQRRGPGQERLYPRGEVDAIPEWVHDLVIRKLVEHRVIPEGFVNSAVINDYQPGGCIVSHVDPIHIFERPIVSVSFFSDSALCFGCKFQFKPIRVSEPVLFLPVKRGSVTVLSGYAADEITHCIRPQDIKERRAVIILRKTRLDAPRLETKSLSSSVLPPGYTSDRLSGSNRDQILKPKRSHRKADPDAAHRPRILEMDKEENRRSVLLPKHRRRSNFSSENYWRRSYEYTEDCDEEEEDGSPARKVKMRRH; from the exons ATGGCCGGCAGCGGCTACACGGACCTGCGGGAGAAGCTGAAGTCTATGATGCCTTACCGGGACGGCTCCAAAGGGCCGCGGGAGCCACCCGAGCCTCCGTATGAACGTAAGCGGCGGTACCACGAGGACTCCGGGTCGGAACCCAGCGATTACGAGgagcagaaggaggaggaagaagcgCGGAAAGTGAAAAGCGGCATCCGACAGCTTCGGCTGTTCAGCGCCGAGGAGTGCGCCAAGATCGAAGCTCGCATCGACGACGTGGTGTCCAGGGCTGAGAAAGGGCTCTACAAAGAGCACACGGTGGATCGAGCCCCGCTACGGAACAAGTATTTCTTTGGGGAGGGTTACACCTATGGGtctcagctgcagaggagaGGCCCCGGGCAGGAGCGGCTGTACCCGCGTGGGGAGGTGGATGCCATCCCCGAGTGGGTGCACGACCTGGTGATCAGGAAGCTGGTGGAGCACCGGGTGATCCCCGAGGGCTTTGTGAACAGTGCCGTCATCAACGACTATCAGCCCGGGGGCTGCATTGTCTCCCACGTGGACCCCATCCATATCTTTGAGCGGCCCATCGTCTCCGTGTCGTTCTTCAGCGATTCCGCGCTTTGCTTCGGGTGTAAGTTCCAGTTTAAACCCATCCGGGTTTCGGAGCCCGTGCTGTTCCTGCCGGTGAAGAGAGGAAGCGTCACGGTGCTCAG tGGATACGCAGCCGACGAAATTACACACTGTATTCGACCACAGGACATCAAGGAGAGGAGAGCTGTCATCATCCTTCGAAA AACAAGACTGGATGCCCCTCGATTGGAAACAAAATCGTTGAGTAGCTCTGTGTTGCCACCAGGTTACACCTCTGACCGCCTGTCGGGAAGCAACAGGGACCAGATCTTGAAACCAAAGCGATCCCATCGCAAAGCGGATCCTGATGCTGCTCACAG GCCACGGATTCTAGAAATGGATAAAGAGGAGAACAGGCGCTCAGTCCTCTTACCAAAACATAGGAGACGGAGCAACTTCAGCTCTGAGAACTATTGGCGAAGGTCTTATGAGTACACGGAGGACTGtgacgaggaggaggaggatggcaGCCCAGCCAGGAAAGTTAAAATGAGGCGACACTGA
- the ALKBH5 gene encoding RNA demethylase ALKBH5 isoform X1 yields the protein MAGSGYTDLREKLKSMMPYRDGSKGPREPPEPPYERKRRYHEDSGSEPSDYEEQKEEEEARKVKSGIRQLRLFSAEECAKIEARIDDVVSRAEKGLYKEHTVDRAPLRNKYFFGEGYTYGSQLQRRGPGQERLYPRGEVDAIPEWVHDLVIRKLVEHRVIPEGFVNSAVINDYQPGGCIVSHVDPIHIFERPIVSVSFFSDSALCFGCKFQFKPIRVSEPVLFLPVKRGSVTVLSGYAADEITHCIRPQDIKERRAVIILRKTRLDAPRLETKSLSSSVLPPGYTSDRLSGSNRDQILKPKRSHRKADPDAAHRPRILEMDKEENRRSVLLPKHRRRSNFSSENYWRRSYEYTEDCDEEEEDGSPARLKSKQEGSSDLFL from the exons ATGGCCGGCAGCGGCTACACGGACCTGCGGGAGAAGCTGAAGTCTATGATGCCTTACCGGGACGGCTCCAAAGGGCCGCGGGAGCCACCCGAGCCTCCGTATGAACGTAAGCGGCGGTACCACGAGGACTCCGGGTCGGAACCCAGCGATTACGAGgagcagaaggaggaggaagaagcgCGGAAAGTGAAAAGCGGCATCCGACAGCTTCGGCTGTTCAGCGCCGAGGAGTGCGCCAAGATCGAAGCTCGCATCGACGACGTGGTGTCCAGGGCTGAGAAAGGGCTCTACAAAGAGCACACGGTGGATCGAGCCCCGCTACGGAACAAGTATTTCTTTGGGGAGGGTTACACCTATGGGtctcagctgcagaggagaGGCCCCGGGCAGGAGCGGCTGTACCCGCGTGGGGAGGTGGATGCCATCCCCGAGTGGGTGCACGACCTGGTGATCAGGAAGCTGGTGGAGCACCGGGTGATCCCCGAGGGCTTTGTGAACAGTGCCGTCATCAACGACTATCAGCCCGGGGGCTGCATTGTCTCCCACGTGGACCCCATCCATATCTTTGAGCGGCCCATCGTCTCCGTGTCGTTCTTCAGCGATTCCGCGCTTTGCTTCGGGTGTAAGTTCCAGTTTAAACCCATCCGGGTTTCGGAGCCCGTGCTGTTCCTGCCGGTGAAGAGAGGAAGCGTCACGGTGCTCAG tGGATACGCAGCCGACGAAATTACACACTGTATTCGACCACAGGACATCAAGGAGAGGAGAGCTGTCATCATCCTTCGAAA AACAAGACTGGATGCCCCTCGATTGGAAACAAAATCGTTGAGTAGCTCTGTGTTGCCACCAGGTTACACCTCTGACCGCCTGTCGGGAAGCAACAGGGACCAGATCTTGAAACCAAAGCGATCCCATCGCAAAGCGGATCCTGATGCTGCTCACAG GCCACGGATTCTAGAAATGGATAAAGAGGAGAACAGGCGCTCAGTCCTCTTACCAAAACATAGGAGACGGAGCAACTTCAGCTCTGAGAACTATTGGCGAAGGTCTTATGAGTACACGGAGGACTGtgacgaggaggaggaggatggcaGCCCAGCCAG GTTGAAGAGTAAACAGGAAGGATCTAGCgatttgtttttatga